From one Magnolia sinica isolate HGM2019 chromosome 18, MsV1, whole genome shotgun sequence genomic stretch:
- the LOC131232279 gene encoding uncharacterized protein LOC131232279 — protein sequence MGLHGCSTNGHLDHSKFREPMPWNGLYVAAASLACTLAMACDTFRGLCHQNLWFPSRNFSLNATSLALLGIAAKLPIDLNTSMPHRQDQLAKFSGTILICTVMGNFMPSLGAMEESEMLMNLFALCILVITVVVNIEIQMGTGVIYVFIPEHATIVFLMLILLVILGCSALTAPTTKQLLEQQFKCKHGWASDNGSEEVGVSTVEKQKEDLKNYWVMAVTCNPQYVLARSALSTASRAFCLLAALILGEAVVQSLGTGSFDFCSGESDYKWSSTLVLISQGVAVAVGTIAPALRWFNAVGFHNLHRRARSFRQEFQVERWWILRFIEAKDKHLPFWDQQHEQQAR from the coding sequence ATGGGGTTGCATGGGTGCAGCACCAACGGCCACCTAGATCACTCCAAATTCCGCGAGCCAATGCCATGGAACGGTCTCTATGTAGCAGCTGCTTCTCTGGCATGCACCCTAGCCATGGCCTGCGACACCTTTCGTGGCCTCTGTCACCAGAATCTTTGGTTCCCTAGCAGAAACTTTTCACTGAACGCAACTTCCTTGGCCCTGTTAGGCATCGCAGCAAAACTACCCATCGATCTCAATACATCCATGCCCCACCGCCAGGATCAGCTGGCCAAGTTCAGTGGCACCATCCTCATCTGCACCGTGATGGGCAACTTCATGCCGTCTTTAGGAGCAATGGAAGAGTCCGAGATGCTCATGAACTTATTCGCCCTGTGCATTCTCGTCATCACTGTAGTTGTCAACATTGAAATCCAAATGGGTACTGGTGTGATTTATGTTTTCATACCCGAACACGCCACAATCGTGTTTCTCATGCTAATTCTGCTTGTGATTTTGGGGTGCTCAGCTTTAACAGCTCCCACCACTAAGCAGCTGCTAGAACAACAGTTCAAATGCAAACATGGATGGGCTTCTGATAACGGATCAGAAGAGGTCGGGGTGTCTACTGTTGAGAAACAGAAAGAGGATTTGAAGAACTATTGGGTGATGGCTGTTACCTGTAATCCTCAGTATGTTCTCGCTCGTTCTGCGTTGTCAACTGCTTCGAGAGCTTTCTGTCTCCTTGCTGCTCTGATCTTAGGGGAAGCAGTGGTCCAGTCGCTTGGCACAGGATCTTTCGACTTCTGCAGTGGGGAATCCGACTACAAGTGGTCAAGTACGTTGGTTTTGATATCTCAGGGGGTTGCAGTAGCGGTGGGCACCATCGCCCCTGCTCTTAGATGGTTCAATGCTGTTGGTTTCCACAACCTTCATAGAAGAGCAAGGAGCTTCAGACAGGAGTTCCAAGTAGAGAGGTGGTGGATTCTACGATTCATAGAAGCCAAAGATAAGCATTTGCCTTTTTGGGATCAGCAGCATGAGCAGCAGGCGCGTTAG
- the LOC131232280 gene encoding uncharacterized protein LOC131232280, whose amino-acid sequence MWSLKMLFSSFRCKRLLTKLVPSESIFKEAWSELGSGTNPNLRDFVLQLEGEDSLVKLIARNGCKHIDRWIQNAKKHQPTYLIDLLRKSMASEGLKGVSQFDSDQIPSITWAEPPNCWALPVVTLTSIALALPNTDPCAIKSLLCGVHEGLRYVRLVEKTMDVQGLTNIKEAADSVWVSVDVYNRWLNENLCKFAREGKCSMKVPEELADVGRKLVLEFTNGVWKKKPPIEWPPKVLAANSMYRICQTILQDYKKFGAGADYKLLEWLNMTIADTLSACFTNLPHVTSMKCLGSAIEVRALGVLEAASLLGEAENIIATIGHKAFFNLEPNQMACIDEWRLFKKRNPSCVLSSMCGFSSDKLTLYIE is encoded by the coding sequence ATGTGGTCTCTCAAAATGTTGTTTTCCTCCTTTCGCTGCAAGAGATTACTGACAAAGCTGGTACCCAGTGAAAGTATTTTCAAGGAGGCATGGTCCGAGTTGGGGTCCGGCACAAATCCAAACCTGAGGGATTTTGTACTTCAACTCGAGGGGGAGGACTCACTGGTCAAGTTGATTGCGAGAAATGGATGTAAGCATATAGACCGATGGATACAGAATGCCAAAAAGCACCAACCAACTTACTTGATAGATCTACTAAGGAAGTCTATGGCATCAGAAGGTTTAAAGGGAGTCAGCCAGTTTGATAGTGACCAAATTCCCTCGATAACATGGGCAGAACCACCCAACTGTTGGGCTTTGCCTGTGGTGACCCTCACAAGCATTGCCCTTGCGCTTCCCAACACTGATCCATGTGCGATCAAATCATTGCTGTGTGGAGTACATGAAGGCCTCAGGTATGTAAGGCTCGTAGAAAAGACAATGGATGTCCAAGGGCTGACTAACATTAAGGAAGCTGCAGATAGTGTCTGGGTGAGTGTCGATGTTTACAATCGCTGGCTCAATGAGAATCTTTGCAAATTTGCACGTGAAGGAAAATGCTCTATGAAGGTACCTGAAGAACTTGCAGATGTTGGAAGGAAACTCGTTTTGGAGTTTACGAATGGGGTCTGGAAAAAGAAACCCCCAATTGAATGGCCTCCCAAGGTTTTGGCAGCCAATTCAATGTACAGAATATGTCAAACTATTCTCCAAGATTACAAGAAGTTTGGAGCAGGAGCAGATTACAAATTGCTTGAATGGTTAAACATGACAATAGCCGATACATTGTCTGCCTGTTTTACCAACTTACCACATGTTACATCCATGAAATGCCTTGGCAGTGCCATTGAAGTTAGGGCGCTGGGCGTTCTGGAGGCAGCGTCTCTTCTTGGGGAAGCTGAAAATATTATAGCAACCATTGGGCACAAAGCATTTTTCAATCTGGAACCTAATCAAATGGCATGTATTGATGAATGGCGTTTGTTCAAGAAGAGGAACCCATCATGTGTCCTTTCTTCAATGTGTGGTTTCAGTTCAGATAAATTGACATTGTATATTGAGTAG